The Spirosoma radiotolerans genome has a window encoding:
- the rsgA gene encoding ribosome small subunit-dependent GTPase A: MQNGLVLRSTGSWYEIRNPDGHIFQGRLKGKFKLKGLKVTNPIAVGDRVLFDVEDEAENTAIITDIAPRENYIIRQSVHKTAHGHMLAANIDQAVLLATLAMPRTSTGFIDRFLVSAESFRIPTTIVFNKVDILSEDGLAFQQEIIELYERIGYNCLSTSATENEGVDEFRALLDQKVTLVAGHSGVGKSSLVNAIAPDLNLRTNEVSSFANKGVHTTTFAEMFELAPNTYIIDTPGIKELGLMDTSKTEIGHYFPEMRDRLNKCRFNNCLHINEPGCAIKEAVGEGDIAESRYMSYLSMMEGGDNRR, from the coding sequence TTGCAAAACGGCTTAGTTTTACGGTCCACCGGTTCCTGGTACGAAATTCGTAACCCAGACGGACATATTTTCCAGGGCCGACTAAAGGGAAAATTCAAATTGAAAGGTCTGAAGGTCACAAATCCGATTGCTGTGGGCGACCGGGTGCTATTTGACGTTGAGGATGAAGCCGAAAACACGGCTATTATTACCGATATTGCCCCCCGCGAGAATTACATCATTCGGCAGTCGGTTCATAAAACAGCGCACGGGCACATGCTGGCGGCCAATATCGATCAGGCAGTGCTGCTGGCAACGCTGGCTATGCCTCGTACCTCCACCGGCTTCATCGACCGATTTCTGGTTTCGGCCGAATCATTCCGTATTCCCACAACGATTGTCTTCAACAAAGTCGACATTCTGAGCGAAGATGGTCTGGCTTTTCAGCAGGAGATTATCGAGTTATACGAGCGCATTGGTTACAACTGTCTGTCAACATCGGCCACGGAAAACGAAGGGGTAGACGAGTTTCGGGCGCTGCTTGATCAGAAGGTAACGCTGGTGGCGGGTCATTCGGGTGTGGGAAAATCGTCGCTGGTAAACGCCATTGCCCCCGACCTGAACCTGCGCACAAACGAAGTGTCGTCCTTTGCCAATAAAGGCGTTCACACCACCACCTTCGCCGAAATGTTCGAACTGGCACCTAATACCTACATCATCGACACGCCGGGTATTAAAGAGCTGGGGCTGATGGATACGTCGAAAACCGAAATTGGCCATTACTTTCCCGAAATGCGCGACCGGCTAAACAAATGCCGGTTTAATAACTGTCTACACATAAACGAGCCCGGCTGTGCCATCAAAGAAGCCGTTGGCGAAGGCGACATTGCCGAAAGCCGATACATGAGCTACCTGAGCATGATGGAAGGCGGAGATAATAGACGGTAG
- a CDS encoding cystathionine beta-synthase encodes MNYYNSIIDTIGNTPLVKLNKVTKGIRGTILAKVEYFNPGNSVKDRIAIRMIEDAEARGVLKPGGTIIEGTSGNTGMGLALAAIGKGYKCIFTMADKQSQEKIDILRAVGAEVVVCPTNVAPDDPRSYYSVAKKLNRDIPNSLYPNQYDNPANTAAHYETTGPEIWRDTDGKITHFAAGVGTGGTICGTSKFLKEQNPNLVSIGLDTYGSVFKKYKETGQFDEGEIYPYLTEGIGEDILPQNVDFSVIDYFEKVTDKDAAIMARRLSREEGLFVGWSCGTAVHGALEWAKEHLTDEDVMVILLPDHGTRYLAKIYNDTWMKDHGFLEDRAFKTARDIVHHKTGQSQLTTIGAGVSVSQAIQVLNRYGISQIPVTDEGGHIVGSLTDSTVLNRLIDDPAVKDHPVSEVMDKPFKFVGLDNTIDALSSLIDRDNKALLVRDEREQVHIITQADLLAAMTN; translated from the coding sequence ATGAACTACTATAACTCCATCATAGACACCATTGGCAACACGCCCTTGGTGAAGCTTAACAAGGTTACCAAAGGCATTCGGGGGACGATTCTGGCAAAGGTTGAATACTTCAACCCTGGCAACTCGGTTAAAGACCGCATCGCCATTCGAATGATCGAAGACGCCGAAGCGCGGGGTGTATTAAAACCCGGCGGCACCATCATTGAAGGAACCAGCGGCAACACAGGTATGGGCCTGGCGCTGGCCGCTATCGGGAAAGGCTATAAATGTATTTTTACGATGGCCGATAAACAGTCGCAGGAAAAGATTGACATTCTGCGGGCGGTGGGCGCAGAAGTAGTTGTGTGTCCAACGAATGTGGCCCCCGATGATCCGCGCTCGTATTATTCCGTCGCCAAAAAGCTGAATCGAGATATTCCCAATTCACTTTATCCGAATCAATATGACAACCCTGCCAATACAGCTGCCCATTACGAAACGACTGGTCCCGAAATCTGGCGCGATACCGACGGGAAAATCACCCATTTTGCCGCTGGCGTTGGTACGGGCGGCACCATATGCGGCACCTCGAAATTCCTGAAAGAGCAGAATCCCAATCTAGTATCCATTGGGCTGGATACTTATGGCTCGGTATTCAAAAAATACAAGGAAACCGGCCAGTTTGATGAAGGCGAAATCTATCCCTACCTGACGGAAGGCATTGGGGAAGACATTCTTCCGCAAAACGTCGATTTCAGTGTCATCGACTACTTTGAGAAGGTAACTGACAAGGATGCGGCTATCATGGCCCGTCGGCTTTCGCGGGAAGAAGGATTGTTTGTGGGCTGGTCGTGCGGAACGGCCGTACATGGCGCGCTGGAATGGGCGAAAGAACACCTCACCGACGAGGATGTGATGGTGATTTTGTTGCCCGACCACGGTACGCGCTACCTTGCCAAAATTTACAACGACACCTGGATGAAAGACCACGGGTTTCTGGAAGACCGTGCGTTCAAAACAGCCCGCGACATTGTTCATCACAAGACAGGCCAGTCGCAGCTCACAACGATTGGAGCCGGTGTCTCGGTCAGTCAGGCCATTCAAGTACTGAACCGGTACGGGATTTCGCAGATTCCGGTTACCGACGAAGGCGGCCACATCGTCGGGAGTCTGACCGACTCAACGGTGCTGAATCGGCTTATCGACGATCCGGCTGTCAAAGATCATCCAGTCAGTGAAGTCATGGACAAGCCGTTCAAATTCGTTGGTCTCGATAATACCATCGACGCTTTGTCGTCCTTGATTGACCGGGACAACAAAGCCCTTCTGGTGCGCGATGAGCGCGAGCAGGTGCACATCATCACGCAAGCCGATCTGCTGGCCGCAATGACAAATTGA